Genomic DNA from Shouchella patagoniensis:
ATAGAAAAAAGCGGCCATTTAAATGGCCGCTTTTTTCTATATTAAGCTTCACTGTTTTTTTGTCGGTTGTTTGAGGGAGTGTTATAAGACTCGTCGAATTCTTTTCCTTCAAGCGTACGATCCACAGTTAGTGGTTGATCGCAATGCATACAGGCATCAACTCTACCAAGAACTTTTGTTGGTTTGTCGCACGAAGGGCAGACGACCGGGACAGCCTTTGTAGATAGCATACCAATAAAAAAGTAAACGACAGTGCTAGCAATAACGGCAAGCAAACCTAGTATCATACAAATAACCATCACGACAGGGTACTCTCTGAAGAAGATCCCTACATACATAATTAGAATGCCTATGAAAACGAGGCTAAGTGCAAAAGTACGTATTTTGTTTATTTTGTTAGAGTAACGTAAGCCCATCTGTTTTCCTCCAGTTTTTAAAAGAAGGTTTATTCTACTTATAAGAATGTGTATAGTATAACATAGAAATGAAAGGGATTTGATAGAGCTTTTTAGATTGAAAAAAAGTTTTTTAAAAAAGTTTTTAAAAACTGTTGACGGTTTTAATACTAGCGTGATATATTATTACATGTCGCCGGGACACACCGGCAAACACAAATGAAACAAACGAAACACACTAGAAAAAGAGATTGACGAAATGATCACCATCATGG
This window encodes:
- a CDS encoding YgzB family protein — its product is MGLRYSNKINKIRTFALSLVFIGILIMYVGIFFREYPVVMVICMILGLLAVIASTVVYFFIGMLSTKAVPVVCPSCDKPTKVLGRVDACMHCDQPLTVDRTLEGKEFDESYNTPSNNRQKNSEA